The proteins below are encoded in one region of Aquisphaera giovannonii:
- a CDS encoding glycosyltransferase: MLSLDVGGLERIVVNLVRMGGVLGQEPSVICVEKPGMLASQVDALGAPILCAEKPPGLNYGSVGRIREFLHRLKPDVVHTHQVGALLYAGPAARREKVPVVVHTEHGNRMARQRSLIRRARVGLLWAIGGFYVDRFFCVSEDIADSVRTSCIVPGRKVAVVPNGIDTSIFSWGGDPEVSRRELKIPPDVAVIGTVGRLDEVKSQDLLIRGFSRITDHAPAPHLLLVGDGTERPRLQHLADQLKISDRVHFAGYQSQPERFLGVMNVFALTSRSEGMPLSILEAWAAGLPVVASNVGGIPKLIVDGQTGLLFESGEETALADALSRLLTNTLEAARIGEAGRQHVRSRFDVEVMARNYGAHYEAFLPTRPADVEGEAQGVRAIDV; the protein is encoded by the coding sequence GTGCTCTCCCTCGACGTCGGGGGGCTCGAGCGAATCGTCGTCAATCTCGTTCGAATGGGCGGGGTCCTGGGCCAAGAGCCGTCGGTGATCTGCGTGGAAAAGCCTGGCATGCTCGCCAGCCAGGTCGACGCCCTCGGTGCCCCGATCCTCTGCGCCGAGAAGCCGCCCGGTCTGAATTATGGATCGGTCGGTCGCATTCGCGAGTTTCTGCACAGACTGAAACCCGACGTCGTTCATACCCATCAGGTTGGGGCGCTTCTCTACGCCGGGCCCGCAGCCAGGAGGGAAAAGGTCCCGGTAGTGGTTCATACCGAGCACGGCAACCGCATGGCCAGGCAGCGATCTTTGATAAGGCGGGCTCGGGTCGGCCTGCTTTGGGCGATCGGTGGTTTTTATGTTGACCGATTTTTCTGCGTCTCGGAGGATATTGCCGACTCCGTCAGGACATCTTGCATCGTCCCTGGTCGCAAAGTGGCTGTGGTGCCGAACGGGATCGACACCTCGATCTTCTCTTGGGGAGGAGACCCCGAGGTGTCGCGAAGGGAACTCAAGATCCCACCCGATGTCGCCGTGATAGGAACCGTGGGGCGATTGGACGAAGTCAAGAGCCAGGATTTGCTGATCCGCGGCTTCTCTCGGATCACCGATCACGCTCCCGCCCCTCACCTCCTCTTGGTTGGCGATGGAACCGAGAGGCCGCGGCTCCAGCACCTCGCCGATCAACTGAAGATCTCCGATCGAGTTCACTTTGCGGGATACCAATCGCAGCCCGAACGATTTCTCGGCGTCATGAACGTCTTCGCGCTCACGAGCCGATCCGAAGGGATGCCTCTATCAATCCTGGAGGCATGGGCAGCCGGTCTACCAGTCGTTGCTTCAAATGTCGGCGGCATCCCGAAGCTTATCGTGGACGGACAGACCGGTCTTCTGTTCGAGTCCGGGGAAGAGACGGCTTTGGCTGACGCCTTGTCCCGCCTGCTTACCAATACCCTTGAAGCTGCGCGGATCGGCGAGGCGGGTCGCCAGCATGTACGGTCGCGGTTCGACGTGGAAGTCATGGCCCGCAACTACGGGGCACACTACGAGGCATTCCTGCCCACCCGTCCGGCCGACGTCGAGGGTGAGGCCCAAGGTGTGCGGGCGATTGATGTTTGA
- a CDS encoding glycosyltransferase family 2 protein, which yields MSELTVTVIIPAYRAARTIHRPIKSLLAQTRPPDEILVIDDGSPDDLNAALSTFPAGRITLIRKSNGGAASARNLGIEKAQGELIAFLDADDYWEPCKLDRQLEVLRAHPEVALVASRYHCETPDGGRTGPYPEIAPRDLGRVLIVSGESSFELATRIWTGTVLVRRSSLGDERFVSGLEPAEDRDLWVRLINRKPVYFDACPMATLVLEPGSLSRSSIDVDCGNMLRVVRRHAGLLGPKGLRKWEAQTFGRWAGNLLIQGKPRDALRYAVARLRRKPFAIGGWWIVAKSGAVSFLFRVARGEK from the coding sequence GTGAGCGAACTGACTGTAACTGTCATCATCCCGGCCTACCGCGCGGCGCGAACGATCCACAGACCGATCAAGAGCCTGCTGGCGCAGACACGCCCTCCCGATGAGATCCTCGTCATCGATGACGGAAGCCCCGACGACCTCAACGCGGCCCTGTCGACCTTCCCTGCGGGCCGCATCACGCTGATTCGCAAGAGCAACGGCGGGGCGGCCAGCGCCCGCAATCTGGGCATCGAGAAGGCGCAGGGCGAGCTGATCGCGTTCCTCGACGCCGACGACTACTGGGAGCCCTGCAAGCTCGATCGGCAGCTCGAAGTCCTCCGAGCTCATCCGGAGGTCGCGCTGGTGGCCAGCCGATATCACTGCGAGACCCCCGACGGTGGGCGGACGGGCCCGTACCCGGAGATCGCCCCTCGCGACCTCGGGCGGGTCTTGATCGTTAGCGGCGAGAGCTCCTTCGAACTCGCGACGAGGATATGGACCGGAACGGTCCTCGTGCGCCGCTCGTCGCTCGGAGACGAGCGATTTGTTTCAGGCCTTGAGCCGGCCGAAGATCGGGATCTCTGGGTCCGGTTGATCAACAGGAAGCCGGTCTACTTCGACGCCTGCCCGATGGCGACCTTGGTCTTGGAACCCGGCTCGCTGTCACGATCCAGCATCGACGTCGACTGCGGCAACATGCTCCGGGTGGTTCGCCGGCACGCTGGTCTTCTGGGGCCGAAAGGGCTTCGCAAGTGGGAGGCCCAGACCTTCGGCAGATGGGCCGGCAACTTGCTGATACAAGGGAAACCGCGCGACGCTCTCAGATATGCCGTAGCTCGCCTTCGCCGTAAGCCCTTCGCGATCGGGGGTTGGTGGATCGTCGCGAAGAGCGGAGCGGTATCATTCCTATTCCGGGTCGCACGAGGCGAGAAATAA